The DNA sequence GCGACGTTCGGCGCGTTCACCGCCCTGTACGGCCGCAACGAGCCGTACCGGCTCCGCCTCCGCAGCGTCTCGGTTGCCGCGATCGCGCTGCTCGCGAGCATTGCGCTCGGCGTCCTCGTCGCCGTGCTGGGCGAGCCTCTGTGGCTGGCCGCGGTGTTGCTGGTGGCCGTGGTGGTGGTCGGGACATTCTTCGCGACGGCCTTCCAGCTGCTGCCGGCGCAGCCGCTGTTCTTCGTGTTCGCGCTGCTGGTCTGCGCGGCGATCCCGACGCCCGCGGCGGAAGCCTGGGGACGGATCGGCCTCGCCGCCGCCGTCGCCGCGTTCTCGTGGCTGCTGACGATGTCGGGCTGGCTGCTGCGCCGCTGGGCCGGAGACAAGGCCGCACGCACAGGAGCGGTGTTCCTCAAGAAGCTGCACCGCCGCCCCGGCGTGGACCTGACCGTCCTGCGCGACCGCCGCGTCTGGCTGACCGCGGCGCAGAACGCGGTGGGCGTCCTCCTGGCAGGCGGGATCGCCCTCGCCTTCGGGCTGGGCCACGCCTACTGGGCCGTCGTGAGCCTGGTCGCCGTCATCCCTCCCGCGCGTGCCGCGCACTCGATCTCCCGCTCGCTGCACCGGATCTTCGGCACGATCGGAGGCGTCGCCGTGGCGGCGCTGGTCCTGGTGTGGTCGCCGCCGGCCCTGGTGGTGATCGCGGTGATCGTGGTCTGCCAGTTCTTCGCGGAGATGCTGGTCGGCCGCCACTACGGCTCGGCCCTGCTCTTCATCACCCCGATGGCGCTCGCCGTC is a window from the Leifsonia shinshuensis genome containing:
- a CDS encoding FUSC family protein codes for the protein MRLGRRQFASLSVEVGFRAAAAVAVPLLVLFAVGRLDLAAYATFGAFTALYGRNEPYRLRLRSVSVAAIALLASIALGVLVAVLGEPLWLAAVLLVAVVVVGTFFATAFQLLPAQPLFFVFALLVCAAIPTPAAEAWGRIGLAAAVAAFSWLLTMSGWLLRRWAGDKAARTGAVFLKKLHRRPGVDLTVLRDRRVWLTAAQNAVGVLLAGGIALAFGLGHAYWAVVSLVAVIPPARAAHSISRSLHRIFGTIGGVAVAALVLVWSPPALVVIAVIVVCQFFAEMLVGRHYGSALLFITPMALAVSHLASPAPLSTLVVDRVLETVLGAGIGVGLVLLARWAERSRGLAA